The window CGTACACATCTATTTTGTTTGGAGAGTAATAAGATATGCTAATTTGTACTCTATATCTTCGGAAATTCAAACGGGAAAAAAATTGTCTGAGTTTCAAAAGTTTAGGATTAGGTCGAAGAGAGTATGTCTCTTAATCGTCTGATACTTAAAAAATGTCCAGGTTTGTGTCTAGGCATTACATGTTCTTATAAAGTGTTTTTATGTTCTCTCCAGTGTGCTGCCAGTGGCCAGCCCTGCAGTCCAGAAACCCAGTGCTGCTATGCTGGAGACACTTGCTTGACCCACACGGACAGCAACTATGTGGTTAGCACATTTTGTAAGGACATCCGAAACCAACAATACCTGGGACCAAGGCTTCCTAAAGGTAAGATGAATGTAGTGGAATATGGATAACTAAATGAGATGACGACTACAGTAGGGAGGTTGGTGATTGATATTGGAAGATTGGTGACTGAAGTGGGGAAAATGGCGATTGAAAAGGAAAGATTGGTGATTGAAGCGGGAAGATTGGTGATTGAAGTGGGGAAAATGGCGATTGAAGTGGAAAGATTGATGATTGAGGCGGTAATATTGGTGATTGAAGTGGGAAGATTGGTGATTGGAGTAGAAAGATTGTTGATTGAATTGGGAAGATTGATGATTGAAGTGGGAAAATTGCTGATTGAAGTAGGAAGATTGGTTATTGTGCTGTATAGTGCttactaaataataaaaattacttttgttttttaaattttgagtcTACACTGCTGAAAAAGAGTCCCAAAATTTATTAATTGGTTTAATAAATACTTCGCTTTTCAATGCTTCCATATTCTATACACCGAATAAATCAAAATGATTACTATTTATAGATTCGCCTCCATTTATACAAATCTCCTATTTATAATTCTAGCACCTAATGAATGCTCCCTAACACTAGACACCACAGCAGACGTGAACAATTAGAATAACAAATGGATCGTTTCCATAGATTGCGTATTTGACTGTCTCCACTCTGGTCAGCTTATCGTGTCGAgaaatttttaaatcatattaCATTAAAAGTATTTGTGGAAAATCTTTTTATTACAAACCTTTTATCAGCtcgctttgtctgtctgtctggtacaaatcttgtacacgttatttctctcatttcccattctctgatcaagatgaaactttgcacaattattcatcgcTAATGACAAGACATGAAACAATTAATTGATTAGTGGTCATTTATTAATTCATCTTTTTCATATCGAAAATGGGGAGATAAAGCTTGCAGTATTGAAAGATATGGCAGTAATTGGGCGGCTCTTTCCCTTttataagcattttttaaaagtatttttttttatattttgcttgtttatattgGATTTGTATGTCCCCTGTAGTGCCGGTGTTTTTAAAGGGTGGAAAAAAAAGGACTCTGGACTACTGCAATAAAAGTGTTGTCGGCTTTGTGCCCGTAGGGACTCCCCAAGTAAAAACACGAAGGGGGTCTTAAGATGGTCAAGGCCATTGAAACATCAGGATccactgcaaattatttttaaaacactacATTAAGCATTAAATCAATCACTATATATTGGTCTAAATAAAGCGCTACATAAATCACTAGATAAATTGCTATGGTCACTAATTAAAAGTCTTAATGAAGAActacagaaatttaaaaaatacactttaTAAATCACTACAAATAGCactaaattaaataaaggaCAAAATAAATGATAATCCACTAAATAAAGCATTAAATAATGAGCTataatgaactttaaaaaacacaTGTCAAATATTGTACTTCTATTTCTCAGAGGCGCCATGCCAGGATAGCGGCCAGTGTATAGACGGATGCTGCCGAGAGTACAGGGGCGCCCGTGTCAGTAAAGTGACAGTGTGCGGCACTCCATCTGACAGTCATATGCCACAGTACACCTGTGTGTCATCTTCACCTTTTTAAACATCGAGTAAACTCAAAgaccaagaaaataaaactcaaAGCACTTTCTGGGCTAATCATTCTACCAAAAGTATCTCTTCTCTTTATAGTTtccaatacaaaattaaaaacataatttgGAAGTagtagatacattttttaaaaaagaattttaaaaatattattcctaaaagtaaagaaatatttgcgtgtaaaaaaatgtatacttttGGTTCTGTTTGATGAAATATAAGCAGAAGTGAGTTTCATGCTGACTCTTTTAGTTCAATTTTAACAATTTGAGAATATTTTCTGTGTGTATTTCGTTTCGGTGGAGCAGACtattataataaacatttttgtttcattcctTATCATtgattccatattttttatgtgTACTTGTGTTTTTAACTATCTGTTGGTTAcggttagtttttaaaaaactggTTTTATTAATGTGTTGAACTTAGATTGTTTATGGGTTGGACACATGCTGTAACAATCTTTAAATATGGGGTCTAAAATGGCGGGTAATGAATATAAATTTGTAATTGTCCAGAGAGTTGAGTCATAGAATCTGGAAAATCTAAGCCAACGAACTCTCCCTTCCACAGGCCTGTCTGAACAATTGCTCTGTCTGTGAAGGTGCCAGGCCAACGTCTGTGTATCACATCCCTATTTACAGTGGCTCCAAACACAAGACGCTAGGGACTATAAGCGAGGCCGAAAGTCGAGCATACCGGTGACTTCcaccattttccttcaatgcaCCACATGGCGCTCCTTTGAGGTACGGCGTGTGGATCGTAATAGGATCGTTGAGCTCAATGTCAATCCACGACAAGTTCCATGAACGAAGTTCTTAGGCACCTCAACGAGAGTCTTGTATTGCATCTCTATTGGCCTAGTCGTCTTTTCAGACTCAGGTGATTCGTTTGCACTCGGGCGCCACATTGCGTCTGGGTAGTGTAGCGCGGGGGGCATCCAAGCGGGTTGAGAGTATCGTAATctcttaagaattttttgcgCGCGGCACCAGGATAACTAACAGAGGACTCACACGTTTGACAGCATTTATATGGAAAATGCCTTTGACACTTTAAGCATCATAAAACGTCATTGTCCTTTTCGGAGGCCTACAGATGACTACAGTAGAAAAAAACGAGGTCTACGGAAACTACGGAACATAGAGCAGTTAAATGTTCCTGATTTAATGCCAAATATAACCAACTATTTAAGTTGACTAAAGCATAAAGACGACATGGGATGTATCATAAGTATGACCTGGGATCTTAAGCTCGGGGCAAGAGGTGGATGAGGATGTCAATAACAAATCGGACGCCCCATTGGCCACCTCAAAAAACTGCATCTGGGCCTAGAGGGTTGTACATATATCAAAGACGTTTTGGCTCCATGAACTCAGTCGTGGCTGTGATGCGTCCAATTAAAACGGAAGAGCATTAGGCACCGCTGATgtaaatgaaacaaaagaaagactCTAGATATAGAAGGTAACATAGACAATATATAGACAGGGTACTCTATATAGGCCTCGTTTTTCAAACTGGGCTTCCCCCCAACCAAACCGGTTGCGCGACGTCCTGCTGGGGGCAAGGGGGCAATGTATTTTTCAAGGGCCAAAATTGTTGTATCTACTACAtacattaaaatttttatttaagtaAAAAAGGCATTTTTGCAAATGttttaaagaattaaatttattaaataaggAGAGTTCAGGGAGCTTAGCGTTTTCGGAAATGTGTCTGAAACAAGATCTACTCAATAGTTTTTGTCGGTTTTCATTGTTTAAAGGTAGACTGTTCAATAGTTCTCCGCTAACGCGATTCTACTAGACTTGATTGTGTCAAAATATTCTTATGTATCCCGTCCGTCGTGCATCGTTCTGTTGACcacgtgattttaaaaatgtccagGACAAGATGTCTTACTTAACATTGTTATGATCTTACGTGATCAAACCCGTTACAGAAGTAAGAGGCTACGCGTGTCTTCTATTTCACCAGCGAACTTCTTACAATGAGAAAAAACTAGTTGTAGACTCCAGGAGAATACATTACTAAAACTTAGAAGGCAGGAAAACGCTTAGCGCCAGGAATCGGCCAGTTACATCGCTGAGAGACTTTTAACAACCCCCTCCCAGTCCTCCATGTAGGCTGGAGATGGAACTTGCTGCTAATTCACTTCTACTAGTTCACTACCAACTCAAGAAAGAACCTTTTCTAAAGCCTGAAAGTAGTCAAATTAAAACTGTGTTCTTCCTGGTGGTCTCTGTATATCCTATATGGTTGTAAAAGTTGGACACTAAACGCTGAagctgaaagaagaatccaaACCTTTGGTAGCAAATGCGTCAGAAAAATACTGGGTAtcaaataccaggaaaagaaaacatattagttttttgtttttacaagtcCACACTCTGGCTATCAAAAAGGAAGAACTCAATTCTGTGAAGAgacaaaagctgagctggtttggtcaaactgtaagacatgactgtcaaaagtcattcttcaaggtacagtggagagAGCACGAAGAAAAGGTCGTCCAAAGAGaagctggctggataacataaaagaatggaccggcctctctcttcaTTTCCTGCTAAAAACAGCTGCCGACTGGGAGAAGTGGAGGCACCTCtatgacgaaagtcaagggacagatgagacgTAGAAATGATCTAGGAAGCACAAAACTAATCGCACtggctttaactctttctttcctaattaACGACACtaacgttgatttgactccatttaattaaattaatttttcgttttataaattttaatgtgTGTTATATTAAAAGAACACGCACTATACtaaaagtaacgttttctgataacaaacaaaaatgttattgaagtttaatcataacagggtcgAATGtgcaaatgtgaaaaatgaacaattctgtcagaactcggaaaataattacggagataaagagtaaATTTTTAATTCCAAATCTCCTATAAATAGCTTATGTTAGGTAGCTCCAACAGAGAAAACGACACTGTATAACGAGACTCTATACTCTAtgcaaatactatttttaacaaaaaaaactgtagAAAGACAGAAATTATCGACGAAATCAAATCTGAATCTGTgatataagagaaaaaaaaacgtataatAAGAACAAGAGAACGTGGCATTTCTCTACAGGTCATCTGGTGCTAAAATTGGCTCGATTTTTTTGTACA of the Biomphalaria glabrata chromosome 11, xgBioGlab47.1, whole genome shotgun sequence genome contains:
- the LOC106067481 gene encoding uncharacterized protein LOC106067481 isoform X1, whose amino-acid sequence is MLAQRMVRLTAMFIFLASIVNVSSGYWRRWYEDDPPLYWSRRGRRYKDADVEVGKEIVPPLKGLRHTMWTGYRPSCAASGQPCSPETQCCYAGDTCLTHTDSNYVVSTFCKDIRNQQYLGPRLPKEAPCQDSGQCIDGCCREYRGARVSKVTVCGTPSDSHMPQYTCVSSSPF
- the LOC106067481 gene encoding uncharacterized protein LOC106067481 isoform X2, producing the protein MLAQRMVRLTAMFIFLASIVNVSSGYWRRWYEDDPPLYWSRRGCAASGQPCSPETQCCYAGDTCLTHTDSNYVVSTFCKDIRNQQYLGPRLPKEAPCQDSGQCIDGCCREYRGARVSKVTVCGTPSDSHMPQYTCVSSSPF